The Flavobacterium sp. 123 genome contains a region encoding:
- a CDS encoding CopD family protein, translating into MDSYNYLKSLHLIFVITWFAGLFYIVRLFVYQIEAAQKPSPEKEILQKQYKIMTYRLWYIITWPSAILASIFAFWMLFFTDLGAAWLQMPWMHVKLGFVFVLYLYHLKCHQIYKQLQNDEIKYTTNYMRLWNEGATIILFAVVFLVILKNEFNWIYGVIGIVLFSVLIMLGFKFYKQIREKNQS; encoded by the coding sequence ATGGACTCTTATAATTATTTAAAATCACTTCACCTCATCTTTGTAATCACATGGTTTGCGGGACTATTTTATATTGTACGCTTGTTTGTATATCAAATTGAAGCGGCTCAAAAACCGTCGCCAGAAAAAGAAATACTACAAAAACAATACAAAATAATGACCTATCGTTTATGGTATATTATCACTTGGCCTTCCGCAATTTTAGCTAGTATTTTTGCCTTTTGGATGTTGTTTTTTACTGATTTAGGAGCCGCTTGGCTTCAAATGCCTTGGATGCATGTAAAACTTGGCTTTGTATTTGTGTTGTATTTATATCATTTAAAATGCCATCAAATATATAAGCAACTACAAAATGACGAAATAAAATATACAACAAATTATATGCGCTTGTGGAATGAAGGTGCTACAATTATTCTTTTTGCAGTAGTATTTTTAGTGATCTTAAAAAATGAATTCAATTGGATTTATGGCGTAATTGGAATCGTTTTGTTTTCTGTTTTGATTATGCTAGGCTTTAAATTTTACAAACAAATTAGAGAAAAAAATCAATCATAA
- a CDS encoding PAS domain-containing sensor histidine kinase yields the protein MIVLIITASILLASISIVQFKNEAKEYHQERLERKENAVKEHINYVLSTTTYPLTSANLGLIFKDKIHELAQIHSIEINIYSLDGKLLKSSKESFSVDKVSPPVPKYILKLVRSSIEKRYVDIKTIDGVKNRSSYSQIKDDKFKPLGILNLPYLEDDGFYEKELNNFLIRLGQVYSFMLLVAFALAYFLSTYITKSLKTISDKLSETSLNQKNEKIRVEASSKEINLLIKAYNAMVDELEISAVKLAQGEREEAWREMAKQVAHEIKNPLTPMRLTVQSFQRKFDPSDADVKQKMKDYSDTLIQQIDTMNAVASAFSNFASMPAQQNETLNVVEVVELAMDIFNEDYITFEKDAAEIISKIDRTQLIRIITNLVKNAIQSIPEQQEKKAISVRVKKESKNVLIIVKDNGIGIEPKDINRIFEPKFTTKSSGMGLGLGIIKNIIENYKGTITFDTEYEKGTTFTVSLPIINS from the coding sequence ATGATTGTATTGATTATTACTGCTTCTATTTTGCTCGCCTCAATTTCTATTGTTCAATTTAAGAATGAAGCAAAAGAATACCATCAAGAACGTTTAGAACGTAAAGAAAATGCGGTAAAAGAACACATCAACTATGTACTTTCAACTACAACTTACCCGCTGACATCTGCTAATTTGGGGCTTATATTTAAGGATAAAATTCATGAATTGGCACAAATTCATTCCATTGAAATAAACATTTACAGTCTGGATGGAAAATTATTAAAATCCTCAAAAGAATCTTTCTCCGTTGATAAAGTTTCGCCTCCTGTTCCAAAATACATTCTGAAATTAGTCCGTTCCTCGATTGAAAAAAGATACGTTGATATCAAAACCATTGACGGAGTTAAAAATCGTTCTTCTTACAGTCAAATAAAAGATGATAAATTCAAACCTCTAGGCATTTTAAATCTGCCTTATCTTGAGGATGATGGGTTCTATGAAAAAGAATTAAATAATTTCCTGATTCGTTTAGGCCAAGTTTATTCGTTTATGCTGCTGGTGGCTTTTGCTTTAGCTTATTTTCTTTCCACCTATATCACAAAGTCTTTAAAAACGATTTCGGATAAATTGAGTGAAACTAGTTTGAATCAAAAAAACGAGAAAATAAGGGTTGAAGCCAGTAGCAAAGAAATAAATTTATTGATAAAAGCGTACAATGCGATGGTTGATGAATTAGAGATTAGCGCTGTAAAACTGGCACAAGGTGAACGAGAAGAAGCGTGGCGAGAAATGGCAAAACAAGTGGCGCATGAAATAAAAAACCCTCTTACACCCATGCGATTGACCGTACAAAGTTTCCAGAGAAAATTTGATCCTTCTGATGCTGATGTAAAACAAAAAATGAAGGATTACTCCGATACTCTAATTCAACAAATTGACACTATGAATGCGGTTGCTTCGGCTTTTTCTAATTTTGCATCAATGCCAGCACAACAAAATGAAACCCTAAATGTGGTTGAAGTAGTCGAACTGGCTATGGATATTTTTAACGAAGATTACATCACTTTTGAAAAAGATGCGGCAGAAATAATTTCGAAAATTGACCGAACTCAACTTATCCGAATTATTACAAATTTGGTTAAAAACGCCATTCAATCTATTCCTGAACAACAAGAAAAAAAAGCAATTTCTGTAAGGGTCAAAAAAGAGTCAAAGAACGTTTTGATTATTGTTAAGGACAATGGAATCGGAATCGAACCAAAAGATATAAACCGAATTTTTGAACCAAAATTTACCACTAAAAGTAGCGGGATGGGATTAGGTCTTGGTATTATAAAAAACATCATTGAAAATTACAAAGGAACAATTACCTTTGATACAGAATACGAAAAAGGAACTACTTTTACCGTTTCGCTCCCAATAATTAATTCCTAA
- a CDS encoding enoyl-CoA hydratase/isomerase family protein, whose amino-acid sequence MNYENILIEIENNIATVTVNRPTKLNALNKETIDDLHKAFKNLGKNKEVKVIVLTGSGEKAFVAGADIAEFSNFSIEKGTELAAEGQEKLFDFIENLKTPVIAAVNGFALGGGLELAMACHFRVASDNAKMGLPEVSLGLIPGYGGTQRLPQLVGKGRAMEMIMTAGMISADEAYRAGLVNHVVPQAELLDFCYGIAQRIMKNSPAAIGKAIKAVNANFKEGKNGYETEIKAFGKCFGTNDFKEGTAAFLEKRKPSFTGK is encoded by the coding sequence ATGAATTACGAGAACATTTTAATTGAAATTGAAAATAATATCGCAACAGTTACCGTAAATCGCCCAACCAAACTCAATGCGCTGAATAAAGAAACCATTGACGATTTACATAAAGCTTTCAAAAATTTAGGTAAAAACAAAGAAGTCAAAGTTATCGTTTTGACCGGTAGTGGTGAAAAAGCATTTGTGGCAGGAGCTGATATTGCTGAATTTTCTAATTTTTCAATAGAAAAAGGAACCGAGTTAGCCGCTGAAGGACAAGAAAAATTATTTGATTTTATTGAGAATTTAAAAACCCCAGTTATTGCAGCTGTAAATGGTTTTGCATTAGGAGGTGGTTTAGAATTAGCTATGGCTTGTCATTTTAGAGTTGCTTCGGATAATGCTAAAATGGGATTGCCTGAAGTATCACTTGGACTTATTCCTGGATATGGCGGCACGCAACGCTTACCGCAATTAGTAGGCAAAGGTCGCGCTATGGAAATGATTATGACTGCTGGAATGATTTCTGCGGATGAAGCCTACAGAGCTGGTTTAGTAAATCATGTTGTTCCTCAAGCAGAACTTTTGGATTTCTGCTATGGAATTGCCCAACGAATAATGAAGAATTCACCTGCCGCAATTGGCAAAGCTATTAAAGCCGTGAATGCAAACTTCAAAGAAGGGAAAAACGGCTACGAAACAGAAATAAAAGCTTTTGGTAAATGTTTTGGAACCAATGATTTCAAAGAAGGAACTGCTGCTTTTTTAGAAAAAAGAAAACCTTCTTTTACGGGAAAATAA
- a CDS encoding HD domain-containing protein has product MNKPDLISKTILFVKQNLENAEGGHDWFHIERVYKNALLIAQNETCDIKVVQLGALLHDIADSKFHDGDETIGPKKARLFLESENVDQNSITHVINIIENISFKGGNFDQKFSSIELDIVQDADRLDAIGAIGIARAFNYGGFKNRAMHNPAISPNTRMTKEEYKKSEAPTINHFYEKLLLLKDKMNTESGKEIAIQRHRYMEGFLAQFYSEWEGEK; this is encoded by the coding sequence ATGAACAAACCAGATTTAATTAGTAAGACAATCCTTTTTGTTAAGCAAAATTTAGAAAATGCCGAAGGAGGACACGATTGGTTTCATATAGAAAGAGTATACAAAAATGCGTTGTTGATTGCTCAAAATGAAACCTGTGACATCAAAGTGGTACAACTTGGAGCTTTGCTTCATGATATTGCGGATAGTAAATTTCATGATGGAGATGAAACTATTGGTCCTAAAAAAGCACGTCTTTTTTTAGAATCTGAAAATGTAGATCAAAATAGTATTACTCATGTCATTAATATTATTGAAAATATCTCGTTCAAAGGCGGGAATTTCGACCAAAAATTTTCTTCAATAGAATTAGATATTGTTCAAGATGCAGATAGGTTAGACGCGATAGGTGCCATAGGAATTGCTAGGGCGTTTAACTATGGAGGTTTTAAGAATAGGGCAATGCACAATCCTGCAATATCCCCAAATACCAGAATGACAAAAGAAGAATATAAAAAGAGTGAAGCGCCAACAATTAATCATTTTTACGAAAAACTTTTGTTGCTAAAAGACAAAATGAATACCGAATCTGGTAAAGAAATTGCTATTCAAAGACATCGTTATATGGAAGGCTTTTTAGCGCAATTCTATTCCGAATGGGAAGGGGAAAAGTAA
- a CDS encoding acyl-ACP desaturase: protein MSIKNIRLEVMQFLEKNVDSFVDQYLIPVEKIWQPSDFLPNSESDTFFEEVKELREIAKDLPYDFWVAMVGDTITEEALPTYESWLMEVEGIDNLERNGWSKWIRQWTGEENRHGDLLNKYLYLSGRVNMREVEMTTQHLINDGFDIGTGRDPYKNFVYTSFQELATYVSHNRVSQLAKKHGDNKLAKMCKMIAGDEMRHHHAYSEFVNRIFQVDPSEMMLAFQYMMKQKIVMPAHFLRESGQKIGTAFEQFSDSAQRIGVYTATDYVDIMQKLIDKWEIDKIAGLTDEAEKARDYLMRLPARMAKISERLIIPEESYIFKWVEPAKI from the coding sequence ATGTCTATAAAAAACATTCGATTAGAAGTAATGCAGTTTTTGGAAAAAAACGTTGACAGTTTTGTCGATCAGTATCTAATCCCAGTAGAAAAAATATGGCAACCATCAGATTTTTTACCTAATTCAGAAAGTGATACTTTTTTTGAGGAAGTAAAAGAATTGAGAGAAATTGCTAAAGATTTACCCTATGATTTTTGGGTTGCTATGGTAGGTGACACCATTACAGAAGAAGCTTTGCCAACATACGAATCATGGTTGATGGAAGTGGAAGGTATAGATAATTTAGAGCGAAACGGTTGGTCAAAATGGATTCGTCAATGGACTGGTGAAGAAAACCGTCATGGTGATTTGCTTAACAAGTATTTGTATTTGTCAGGTAGAGTAAACATGCGCGAAGTTGAAATGACAACACAACATCTTATCAATGATGGGTTTGATATTGGTACAGGAAGAGATCCATATAAGAACTTTGTTTACACTAGTTTCCAAGAATTAGCAACCTATGTTTCACACAATAGAGTTTCTCAATTGGCAAAAAAACACGGGGATAATAAATTAGCAAAAATGTGTAAAATGATTGCTGGAGACGAAATGCGCCACCATCATGCTTATAGTGAATTTGTAAACAGAATTTTTCAGGTTGACCCTAGCGAAATGATGCTTGCTTTTCAATACATGATGAAACAAAAAATTGTTATGCCAGCACATTTCTTGAGAGAATCAGGACAAAAAATAGGTACTGCTTTTGAACAGTTTTCAGATTCGGCACAAAGAATAGGGGTTTATACGGCTACTGATTATGTTGATATTATGCAAAAATTAATTGACAAATGGGAAATTGATAAAATTGCTGGTTTGACTGATGAAGCAGAAAAAGCACGTGATTATTTGATGCGTTTGCCTGCTAGAATGGCTAAAATTTCAGAGCGTTTAATTATTCCAGAAGAATCTTATATTTTCAAATGGGTAGAGCCTGCTAAGATTTAA
- a CDS encoding 1-acyl-sn-glycerol-3-phosphate acyltransferase, protein MQKLISYPISVIYYLCFGLTLVVFHPIQWICFNVFGYQAHKKSVDYLNFFLLRCTNLLGTTYKFENTEDIPKGVPLIFVSNHQSLYDIVAMIWYLRRFHCKFVSKIELGKGIPSVSYNLRHGGSVLIDRKDPKQAIPVIKGLSEYIEKNTRSAVIFPEGTRSKTGKPKEFAQSGLKILCKYAPSAYVVPITINNSWKMVKYGFFPLGLGNHLTFTIHKPLAVSEFSFAELMEKTESEVVKGIKF, encoded by the coding sequence ATGCAGAAACTAATTTCGTATCCCATATCGGTAATTTATTATTTGTGTTTTGGTCTTACTTTGGTTGTTTTTCATCCAATTCAGTGGATTTGCTTCAATGTTTTTGGATACCAAGCACATAAAAAAAGTGTGGATTATCTAAACTTTTTTTTGTTGAGATGTACGAATTTATTAGGGACTACCTATAAATTTGAAAATACAGAAGATATTCCAAAAGGCGTTCCATTGATATTTGTATCAAACCATCAAAGTTTGTATGATATTGTAGCTATGATTTGGTATTTGAGACGATTTCATTGCAAGTTTGTAAGTAAAATAGAATTAGGAAAAGGAATTCCAAGTGTTTCCTACAATTTGCGACATGGAGGATCAGTACTTATTGATAGAAAAGACCCAAAACAAGCCATTCCAGTAATCAAAGGATTGTCTGAATATATTGAAAAAAATACGCGTTCGGCAGTTATTTTCCCTGAAGGAACACGAAGTAAAACGGGGAAGCCAAAAGAATTTGCCCAAAGCGGTTTGAAAATATTATGTAAGTACGCCCCATCTGCTTATGTGGTTCCAATCACCATAAATAATTCTTGGAAAATGGTAAAATATGGTTTTTTTCCTCTTGGTTTAGGAAATCATCTTACCTTTACCATTCATAAACCATTAGCAGTAAGCGAATTTAGTTTTGCTGAATTAATGGAGAAAACGGAAAGCGAAGTAGTAAAAGGAATTAAATTTTAA
- the rnpA gene encoding ribonuclease P protein component, with protein sequence MNFTYTKNEKLKSKTTIGLLFSEGKSVSKYPLRLVYHAGALGDNEKMKIGVSVSKKYFKKAVDRNYFKRVLRETYRLNKHLLKDNLDQPYAFMFFYQTKDRLSYEEINTKTIQLFEKFLTQINPVILENKDNSSDSK encoded by the coding sequence ATGAATTTTACTTACACAAAAAATGAAAAGCTGAAAAGCAAAACCACGATTGGATTATTGTTTTCTGAAGGGAAATCAGTGTCAAAATATCCTTTACGTTTGGTTTATCATGCAGGTGCTTTGGGTGATAATGAAAAAATGAAAATTGGTGTTTCGGTTTCAAAAAAATACTTCAAGAAAGCGGTTGACCGAAATTATTTTAAACGGGTTCTTAGAGAAACCTATCGATTAAACAAGCATTTGCTGAAAGACAATCTAGATCAGCCGTATGCTTTTATGTTTTTTTACCAAACTAAAGACCGATTGTCATACGAAGAAATCAATACTAAAACGATTCAATTATTCGAGAAATTTTTAACACAAATCAATCCTGTTATTCTCGAAAACAAAGACAATTCTTCAGATTCTAAATAA
- a CDS encoding S41 family peptidase: MTSLFKKKYIIPIVASAFLYVGVSFKDDFFEIAKQIEIFTTLFKEVNRNYVDETNPGELMDKAIKGMLASLDPYTVYFNEQDVVKFKINNTGEYNGIGALITRKEDKLIIKEPYKNFPADKAGLKAGDEIIQVGDIILSDFKDDASQLFKGVKNTKIDVKYIRQGKTYSTPVILDEIEIKSVPFFAKIDDKTGYIVLSHFSKKASLETKEALEQLKREGAERIILDLRDNPGGLLNEAVNICNLFVPKNEIIVTTKSKNDKHNNTYKTTREPIDIQIPLVIIVNGKSASASEIVSGALQDLDRAVVIGSRSYGKGLVQKPVDLTYGTQLKVTISRYYTPSGRCIQALDYSHKDKNGMAIKTEEKNYNAFKTRKGRTVYDGGGIQPDIELEESKSSPIANALVRNDGIFNYVTSYYYKNPTLGNQIPSFSDADYADFKQFLKTQKFSFDTETEIALKNTLAAAKKEKIDETITTEYQQLLTALQKSETNLLDKNQKEIKGLILDEIIKRYQYQEGLYQYYIKNNSEIKKATSVLNSELEYKAILKM; this comes from the coding sequence ATGACTTCCCTTTTCAAAAAAAAATATATAATTCCTATTGTAGCTTCTGCTTTTTTATATGTGGGTGTTAGTTTCAAAGATGATTTTTTTGAAATAGCTAAGCAAATAGAAATTTTTACGACCTTATTTAAAGAAGTAAACAGAAACTATGTCGACGAAACTAATCCGGGCGAATTAATGGATAAAGCCATCAAAGGAATGTTAGCCAGCCTTGACCCTTATACCGTATATTTTAACGAGCAAGATGTTGTCAAATTTAAGATAAACAATACTGGAGAATACAATGGAATTGGCGCATTAATAACCCGAAAAGAAGACAAATTAATCATTAAGGAACCATATAAAAATTTTCCTGCCGATAAAGCGGGTCTTAAAGCTGGTGATGAAATTATTCAAGTTGGTGATATTATTTTATCTGATTTCAAAGACGATGCTTCTCAATTATTCAAAGGTGTGAAAAACACTAAAATTGATGTTAAATACATTCGTCAAGGAAAAACCTATTCTACTCCAGTTATTCTTGATGAAATTGAAATCAAATCCGTTCCGTTTTTTGCAAAAATAGATGACAAAACGGGCTATATAGTTTTATCGCATTTTAGCAAAAAAGCATCATTAGAAACCAAAGAAGCTTTAGAGCAGTTAAAAAGAGAAGGTGCTGAGCGAATCATTTTAGACTTAAGAGATAATCCTGGTGGACTCCTAAACGAAGCGGTTAATATTTGCAATTTGTTTGTGCCAAAAAACGAAATTATCGTAACCACAAAATCAAAAAATGACAAACACAACAACACTTATAAAACGACCAGAGAACCTATAGATATCCAAATTCCATTAGTAATTATTGTCAATGGGAAAAGCGCTTCTGCTTCTGAAATTGTGTCTGGAGCTTTGCAAGATTTAGATCGAGCGGTTGTTATTGGAAGTAGAAGTTATGGAAAAGGATTGGTTCAAAAACCAGTTGATTTGACTTACGGAACCCAATTAAAAGTAACTATTTCTCGCTATTACACTCCTTCAGGCAGATGTATTCAGGCACTTGATTACAGCCATAAAGACAAAAATGGAATGGCAATAAAAACGGAAGAGAAAAATTACAATGCTTTCAAAACCCGAAAAGGAAGAACCGTATATGACGGCGGTGGTATTCAACCCGATATTGAACTCGAAGAATCTAAATCAAGCCCGATTGCAAATGCTTTAGTTAGAAATGATGGTATTTTTAATTATGTAACTTCATATTATTATAAAAATCCAACTCTTGGAAATCAAATTCCGAGTTTTTCTGATGCGGATTATGCCGATTTTAAACAGTTTTTAAAAACCCAAAAATTCTCCTTTGACACCGAAACTGAAATTGCATTGAAAAACACTTTGGCTGCAGCCAAAAAAGAAAAAATTGACGAAACTATTACAACAGAATACCAACAATTATTAACGGCACTTCAAAAAAGTGAAACCAATTTATTAGATAAAAACCAAAAAGAAATTAAAGGTTTAATTCTAGACGAAATCATCAAACGCTACCAATATCAAGAAGGATTGTATCAATATTACATTAAAAACAATTCAGAAATCAAAAAAGCTACCAGCGTTTTAAATTCTGAATTGGAGTATAAAGCTATTTTAAAAATGTGA
- a CDS encoding OmpA family protein, translating to MKNYFKIIAFLFFSVVSPQKKLAQTVYFEFDKYTLTYEQSKIITDFIQKIDSSKIESIEIYGYCDDRGKNDYNYTLSKNRVETVEKIITSNGFNKNKIIIIEGRGRIILKKDTVQNLNKVRSENRRVDLILLNKNTLGKNCYNSFENNIAVGNSIFLENILFEIGSSKLSLKSKNELDKIAKELQKHQTIEFEIRGHVCCTPNYYTDGIDKETKERKLSLNRAKAVYRYLLLKNINKSRMSYKGYGNKSPLGKGEALDRRVEFFISKI from the coding sequence ATGAAAAACTATTTTAAGATAATAGCCTTCTTGTTTTTCAGTGTAGTATCCCCACAAAAAAAACTTGCTCAAACGGTCTATTTTGAATTTGATAAATACACCTTAACATACGAACAGTCAAAGATTATAACAGATTTTATACAAAAAATAGACAGTTCAAAAATAGAATCTATTGAAATTTATGGCTATTGCGATGATCGTGGTAAAAACGATTACAATTATACATTGTCCAAAAACCGAGTTGAAACGGTTGAAAAAATCATTACTTCAAACGGATTCAACAAGAATAAAATTATAATTATTGAAGGCAGAGGTAGGATAATTTTAAAGAAAGACACCGTACAAAACTTGAATAAAGTTCGATCTGAAAATAGACGTGTCGACTTAATCCTTCTAAATAAAAACACTTTAGGAAAAAACTGCTACAATTCATTTGAAAATAATATTGCAGTGGGGAATAGTATTTTTTTGGAAAACATCTTGTTTGAAATTGGAAGTAGTAAACTAAGTTTAAAATCCAAAAACGAATTAGATAAAATTGCAAAAGAGCTACAAAAACACCAAACAATTGAATTTGAAATTAGAGGTCATGTTTGTTGCACCCCAAACTATTATACGGATGGAATTGACAAGGAAACTAAAGAAAGGAAACTTTCATTAAATAGAGCCAAAGCCGTTTATCGATACCTTCTTTTAAAAAATATAAACAAATCCAGAATGTCCTATAAAGGTTATGGCAACAAATCCCCTTTAGGAAAAGGAGAAGCATTAGATAGGAGAGTAGAATTTTTTATTTCGAAAATATAA
- a CDS encoding GNAT family N-acetyltransferase produces the protein MTLEWKIKTFEALSVHELYDLLKLRSEIFVLEQNCVYLDLDGKDKLALHLFGEFEGKIVAYTRLFKPGISFENASIGRVTVDANYRDRKWGHDLMRESIAAIKQHFGESKITIGAQLYLKKFYETHGFVQTSEMYLEDDIPHIEMTRE, from the coding sequence ATGACATTAGAATGGAAAATAAAGACCTTTGAGGCTCTTTCGGTACATGAATTATACGATTTACTAAAATTGAGAAGTGAAATTTTTGTTTTAGAACAGAACTGTGTTTATCTAGATTTAGACGGTAAAGACAAACTGGCGCTTCATCTTTTTGGTGAGTTTGAAGGCAAAATAGTTGCCTATACAAGACTTTTCAAGCCAGGAATCAGTTTTGAAAATGCCTCCATCGGTAGGGTAACTGTGGATGCTAATTACCGAGATAGAAAATGGGGACACGATTTAATGCGGGAGTCTATTGCAGCTATTAAGCAGCATTTTGGCGAAAGCAAAATCACTATTGGAGCGCAATTGTATCTAAAAAAATTCTATGAAACTCATGGATTTGTTCAAACCAGCGAAATGTATCTAGAAGATGACATTCCACATATTGAAATGACGAGAGAATAA
- a CDS encoding DUF4837 family protein — translation MNKTHFLCLLFSLVLFSCTKKNDVSPRQTTGKINTISVIVDDQLWNGEIGDSIRNKFAAPVVGLPQEEPLFTINQYPIKLLEGFATDSRAIIIVKKDAINKFEIHKNEYASPQNVFHISGKTGAEIIAILEKNTPKIIQIIHDAEIAETQRIIKQSLLNPKIIANKFHISLNVPSGYEYMLHKSKFIWMKKEIISGNTSLLIYQLPLDYLKKDPSLIASIVKMRDSIGEYIHGTEANTPMITEEGYAPYLLKIKLDGKEAYETRGTWELKNDFMSGPFINYVIVDKAYSRLLVLEGFCYSPSKDKRDLMQELEAIIKSLHVKRR, via the coding sequence ATGAATAAAACCCATTTTTTATGCCTTCTATTTTCCTTAGTGCTTTTTTCATGCACAAAGAAAAATGATGTCTCACCTCGACAAACTACTGGAAAAATAAATACCATTTCAGTTATTGTTGATGATCAATTATGGAATGGAGAAATAGGAGATAGTATCAGAAATAAGTTTGCTGCGCCAGTTGTTGGCTTACCTCAAGAAGAACCTTTATTTACTATAAACCAATATCCAATTAAACTTTTAGAAGGATTTGCTACAGATAGCAGAGCCATTATTATAGTAAAAAAGGACGCAATCAATAAATTTGAAATCCATAAAAACGAATATGCATCTCCACAAAATGTGTTTCATATTTCAGGAAAAACGGGTGCCGAAATTATTGCTATTCTTGAAAAAAATACCCCAAAAATAATTCAAATTATACACGATGCTGAAATAGCAGAAACCCAACGTATTATAAAACAATCGTTGCTCAACCCAAAGATAATTGCAAACAAATTTCATATTTCCTTAAATGTTCCCTCTGGCTATGAGTACATGCTTCATAAGAGCAAGTTTATTTGGATGAAAAAAGAAATTATAAGTGGGAATACGAGTTTGTTAATCTATCAATTGCCTTTGGATTATTTAAAAAAAGACCCAAGTTTAATTGCTTCAATAGTAAAGATGAGAGATTCTATAGGGGAATATATTCACGGAACAGAAGCTAATACTCCAATGATTACTGAGGAAGGATATGCACCTTATCTTCTAAAAATAAAATTAGATGGAAAAGAGGCTTACGAAACAAGAGGAACCTGGGAGCTGAAAAATGATTTTATGTCTGGGCCATTTATTAATTATGTAATAGTGGATAAAGCATACAGCCGATTATTAGTGCTAGAAGGATTTTGTTATTCTCCCTCAAAAGACAAAAGGGATTTGATGCAGGAATTAGAAGCAATTATTAAGTCTCTTCACGTTAAAAGAAGATAA